Proteins encoded in a region of the Desulfurococcaceae archaeon genome:
- a CDS encoding molybdopterin molybdotransferase MoeA encodes MITVKALLELIDVGEAIRRLVDALSRTLHLDVETVNLTNAIGKVLAEEVYATIDRPGEDISAVDGYAVRSLDTVGASYYNPVELTASRSVKPGEKPAFPCIEPGVAVEVYTGTPIPCGADAVVMSEDVEVRGDRVLVYKPVAGGSNIIFKGEDFKKGDLLATRGTLIKPALLAALAANGVDKVKVYRKINVSIIAVGDELVEPGKEAPPGKVYDSSTYIVYSSLVRDLVFNAKYSGIVPDDVDAVANAVAREFERGADVVITTGGTGVGRHDIVVDFVKRHGEFVFRGVKLRPGRPTSSSVVGGKLLLHLSGFPIAAWTGYEVLFRTAVIKWLGVSGLERHSVYALLTRRLPNVAGYTSIVRVNVFERHGELYAEPYMLRGSGVISSMLRTNGYVVLPENVEGFEKNTRVKVYFYD; translated from the coding sequence GTGATAACGGTGAAGGCTCTTTTAGAGCTCATCGACGTCGGTGAAGCGATTAGGCGCCTGGTTGACGCGCTCTCTCGTACACTCCACCTAGACGTAGAAACCGTAAACCTCACTAATGCTATTGGAAAAGTCCTCGCCGAGGAGGTGTACGCCACTATAGATAGGCCCGGGGAAGACATTAGCGCCGTGGACGGGTACGCTGTAAGAAGCCTGGATACGGTGGGCGCTTCATACTACAATCCCGTAGAACTGACAGCAAGTAGGTCGGTGAAGCCCGGTGAAAAGCCCGCCTTTCCGTGCATCGAACCCGGCGTAGCGGTGGAAGTTTACACTGGTACACCAATACCGTGCGGTGCCGATGCTGTCGTGATGAGCGAGGATGTCGAGGTCCGTGGTGATAGAGTCCTGGTCTATAAGCCGGTTGCGGGAGGCTCTAACATAATCTTCAAAGGTGAGGATTTCAAGAAAGGGGATTTACTGGCAACTAGAGGTACCCTTATTAAGCCAGCGCTACTAGCAGCTCTTGCAGCTAATGGCGTAGACAAGGTTAAGGTCTATAGAAAGATAAATGTATCTATCATAGCAGTAGGAGACGAGCTCGTAGAGCCTGGCAAGGAAGCACCTCCTGGTAAGGTGTACGATTCCTCGACCTATATCGTGTACTCGTCACTAGTAAGGGACCTCGTGTTTAACGCCAAGTACTCCGGCATAGTGCCCGACGACGTTGATGCAGTAGCAAATGCCGTAGCAAGGGAATTTGAACGTGGAGCCGATGTGGTGATTACGACCGGTGGAACCGGCGTAGGCAGGCACGACATTGTAGTAGATTTCGTTAAACGGCACGGTGAATTCGTATTCAGAGGCGTGAAACTGAGGCCCGGTAGACCTACGAGTAGCTCCGTTGTGGGTGGAAAACTACTACTTCATCTTTCAGGCTTTCCCATCGCGGCTTGGACGGGTTACGAGGTCCTGTTTCGAACAGCTGTTATCAAGTGGCTGGGTGTTAGTGGGCTGGAAAGGCACTCGGTCTACGCATTATTGACGAGAAGGCTACCTAACGTCGCTGGTTATACGTCTATTGTAAGGGTCAACGTGTTTGAACGGCACGGTGAGCTTTACGCAGAGCCGTACATGCTTAGAGGTAGTGGAGTTATATCAAGCATGCTTAGGACGAATGGGTACGTCGTGCTACCGGAGAACGTGGAAGGGTTCGAGAAAAACACCCGAGTGAAAGTGTACTTTTACGACTAG
- a CDS encoding thiamine-phosphate kinase, which produces METVGALSEEEVIALIAGKLLSKTGIGEHLSHPDDARDVIPRAPKILFSMDAYTVNSLKLPWRGYSDVGWSALTGAISDIVAKGGVPHACMVALGIPPELDLKLLDEFISGMKEASEYYKVRVLGGDTNRSAEMWVAISVLGFTTARTPPSRRGLKPGDAIVVTGIYGPMGYVVKHGFEKALNEKWVVDFTKRPRAYLEVGYIIENYYKAVTASMDVSDGLGYTLQTMAILSSCGIAVRDPPQTPQQLVDLCRGGSDCLLEYALLGGEEYGVVFGVKPEWLRTVLRDLEHFNVPFTVIGEAVEAGEPGLYVNGRRFRAARYDQFREWA; this is translated from the coding sequence TTGGAAACCGTTGGTGCCTTGAGCGAAGAAGAGGTTATCGCGCTGATCGCGGGAAAGCTCTTGTCGAAGACGGGTATTGGCGAGCACCTATCACATCCCGACGACGCGCGCGACGTCATACCCAGAGCTCCCAAGATACTTTTCTCCATGGATGCTTACACGGTGAACTCGCTAAAACTACCGTGGAGGGGGTATTCCGATGTAGGATGGTCGGCACTTACGGGTGCCATCAGCGATATCGTTGCTAAAGGAGGAGTACCCCATGCGTGTATGGTGGCTCTCGGAATACCCCCTGAACTAGACTTGAAGCTACTCGATGAATTCATTAGCGGCATGAAAGAGGCATCCGAGTACTACAAGGTCCGGGTACTGGGTGGCGATACCAATAGAAGCGCGGAAATGTGGGTGGCGATCTCCGTGCTCGGCTTCACGACCGCGAGAACGCCCCCGAGTAGAAGGGGGTTGAAACCGGGCGATGCCATCGTCGTAACTGGAATTTACGGTCCAATGGGTTATGTAGTTAAACATGGCTTTGAAAAGGCCCTTAACGAAAAATGGGTCGTAGACTTCACTAAAAGGCCGAGAGCATACTTGGAGGTGGGTTACATTATTGAAAACTACTACAAAGCGGTAACAGCCAGCATGGATGTAAGTGATGGGCTAGGCTACACGCTCCAAACCATGGCGATTTTAAGTAGCTGCGGAATAGCCGTAAGAGACCCGCCTCAAACACCACAGCAACTAGTAGACCTGTGTAGAGGGGGGTCTGACTGCCTACTCGAATACGCACTGCTCGGAGGCGAGGAGTATGGGGTAGTCTTCGGCGTCAAGCCTGAATGGCTACGGACGGTACTAAGAGACCTCGAGCACTTCAACGTACCATTCACTGTCATAGGCGAAGCGGTTGAAGCCGGTGAACCGGGCCTGTACGTCAACGGGAGGAGGTTTAGAGCCGCTAGATACGATCAGTTTAGGGAGTGGGCGTAG
- a CDS encoding VTT domain-containing protein: MSIELFVGLGYVGLFLLAFLSNSIPYSTIPYLVFVAPLLSRLRGLPLIIAIIALAAGATAGKLVIYAVGRSISSVKTVRNFIRGFSYFARKHEKVTFITVFLIAALPIPDDIFYIPIGASGYNVMQFAIALFTGKLIITLLTAVYGFVLSYLLEGVTELPMVVSIPIMIVITAVLMVAFGKVDWAGVEKAYYEKGILPAFAYVVISFIEVLILRPAIKLKSLICNK, encoded by the coding sequence ATGAGCATAGAGCTGTTCGTGGGCTTAGGCTATGTAGGCTTGTTCTTGCTGGCTTTCCTATCGAATTCCATTCCATACTCAACAATCCCGTACCTCGTCTTCGTGGCCCCGTTACTATCTCGGTTGCGTGGGCTACCGTTAATCATCGCCATAATCGCGCTAGCTGCAGGGGCCACAGCTGGTAAGCTCGTGATTTACGCGGTGGGAAGGTCGATCTCGAGCGTGAAGACTGTCCGCAACTTCATTCGTGGGTTCTCGTACTTCGCACGGAAACACGAAAAGGTAACGTTCATAACGGTGTTCCTCATCGCCGCGCTACCCATACCAGACGATATCTTCTACATCCCTATCGGTGCTTCCGGCTACAACGTAATGCAGTTCGCCATTGCGTTGTTTACAGGTAAGCTCATCATCACGTTGCTAACAGCTGTTTACGGGTTTGTCTTAAGCTACTTGTTGGAGGGGGTAACCGAGCTCCCAATGGTAGTTAGCATCCCCATAATGATCGTGATTACCGCCGTTTTAATGGTAGCTTTTGGCAAGGTTGACTGGGCGGGTGTCGAAAAAGCCTACTACGAGAAGGGTATTTTACCGGCGTTCGCGTATGTCGTGATATCCTTTATAGAGGTGTTAATCTTAAGACCCGCAATCAAGCTTAAATCACTCATTTGCAATAAGTAG
- a CDS encoding TIGR00269 family protein translates to MVKCSRCDRSAVYVNKISNIAYCKPHFVEYFEHRVRKTIRKYGMVQPGDHVLVGVSGGKDSMALLHLLLKLRGKIPGLEITAVLVNEGIAGYREKTIPNLVNYAERRAVRYVIASFKDYVGKTLDEIVRDSFERELPYMPCSYCGVFRRYVLNKVAREIGATVIATAHNMDDIIQTYLMNLISNSWDRALSLSPVRSSSEEFIVKRIKPFYEVPEKETTIYALLNNLVQLEFVQCPYVKYNVRFVVRKMLNELEEKYPGSKYGLLRSLLELLKMRGKDKPVTKKYTRCVVCGNPASRAICKACLFKAKLGLLKPGEERALYEAARTNPEVARLLRV, encoded by the coding sequence GTGGTTAAGTGTAGCCGTTGTGACAGGTCAGCGGTATACGTCAATAAGATCAGCAATATTGCCTACTGCAAGCCGCACTTCGTAGAGTACTTCGAACACAGGGTGAGGAAGACTATAAGGAAGTATGGCATGGTTCAGCCTGGCGATCACGTGCTTGTTGGCGTTAGCGGCGGCAAGGATTCAATGGCATTATTACACCTATTACTCAAACTGAGAGGAAAAATACCCGGGCTAGAAATAACGGCCGTTCTCGTGAACGAGGGCATTGCGGGGTACCGGGAGAAGACGATCCCCAACCTAGTTAATTACGCCGAGAGGCGCGCAGTAAGGTACGTTATAGCTAGCTTTAAAGACTACGTAGGTAAAACCTTAGACGAGATAGTGAGGGATAGCTTTGAGCGGGAACTCCCCTACATGCCCTGCAGTTACTGCGGTGTATTTAGAAGATACGTCCTGAACAAGGTCGCACGAGAGATAGGTGCGACGGTAATAGCAACTGCCCACAACATGGACGACATTATCCAGACATACCTAATGAACCTCATAAGTAACAGCTGGGATAGAGCCCTTTCTCTCAGCCCGGTGAGGTCCTCTAGCGAGGAGTTTATCGTGAAGAGGATTAAACCTTTCTACGAAGTACCTGAAAAAGAAACGACAATATATGCACTCTTAAATAACCTAGTTCAACTGGAGTTTGTGCAGTGTCCTTACGTCAAGTACAATGTTAGGTTTGTCGTTAGGAAAATGCTCAACGAGCTCGAAGAAAAGTATCCTGGCTCGAAGTACGGCCTGCTGAGGAGCCTACTCGAATTACTTAAAATGAGGGGTAAGGACAAGCCCGTTACTAAAAAGTACACAAGGTGTGTAGTGTGCGGTAACCCAGCATCTCGCGCAATCTGCAAGGCATGCTTATTTAAAGCAAAGCTAGGACTTCTAAAACCCGGAGAAGAGAGGGCTCTATACGAGGCGGCAAGAACGAACCCCGAGGTAGCCCGCTTACTCAGGGTGTAA
- a CDS encoding metallophosphoesterase has protein sequence MKLLVVSDVHERTGNINRLHAKLQRESFKPDFVVVAGDITYFKDMGTAYSILSGIRRLFGVKVLFVPGNCDPPELLEARELGEDLVNLHSRFVNIGEYTFYGVGGGGISPFNTLIEFTEEQFDEFMSMLGSGSAGSLILVTHQPIYGFFDNVNGERIGSKTFATYLRKIEPILWITGHVHENSGWTLSGKTVIVHPGPLMRGYYAVVGVEDGVVKHIKVEKL, from the coding sequence ATGAAATTGCTCGTGGTGAGCGATGTACATGAGAGAACCGGTAACATCAATAGGCTACATGCCAAGTTACAAAGGGAATCGTTTAAACCGGACTTTGTCGTAGTGGCGGGGGATATAACGTATTTCAAAGACATGGGTACCGCCTATAGCATTCTATCCGGTATTCGTAGGCTATTTGGCGTTAAGGTGCTGTTCGTGCCCGGGAACTGCGATCCGCCGGAACTCCTCGAGGCTAGAGAGCTGGGCGAAGACCTGGTTAATCTACACTCCCGGTTCGTGAATATAGGTGAATATACATTTTATGGCGTTGGTGGAGGCGGAATTAGCCCGTTCAACACGCTCATAGAGTTCACGGAAGAGCAGTTCGATGAGTTCATGAGCATGCTAGGTAGCGGCTCAGCGGGTAGCCTCATCCTCGTAACGCACCAACCCATATACGGCTTTTTCGATAACGTTAATGGTGAAAGAATAGGTTCGAAGACTTTCGCCACGTACCTCCGTAAAATCGAACCGATACTTTGGATCACCGGACATGTGCACGAAAATAGCGGGTGGACGCTATCGGGTAAGACCGTTATAGTGCACCCAGGACCGCTGATGAGGGGGTACTACGCTGTGGTCGGGGTCGAGGACGGCGTCGTAAAGCACATCAAGGTCGAAAAGCTGTAA
- a CDS encoding PA14 domain-containing protein, with translation MISRLSISLEKVKSGLFKGVLARFYEWKGAPPDDVNHLTSVAESVFVNLNHIWLNKPHEKVKSEKYIVEFSGFLEVVEEGLYRLHVVANGGVKLWIDESLTISSWNPNRLQKLASLPLPLRKGFHRLRLLYCNAQRLGEIRVSWEKQEGMLEEIPREALYFSLGEHVFITNIPDYYVTVLTPIESPVPVEVKKCMGINNMCTIELKYNEQPFKCLVSIYDDKNQLVYRTQHPLLMWGGDVYELRFSLG, from the coding sequence TTGATCAGCAGGCTCAGCATTTCCCTCGAAAAGGTTAAATCGGGGCTGTTCAAGGGGGTCCTGGCGCGTTTCTACGAGTGGAAAGGTGCTCCTCCAGACGATGTAAACCACCTAACAAGCGTGGCGGAGTCGGTATTCGTGAACTTAAACCACATATGGTTAAATAAACCCCATGAAAAGGTGAAGAGCGAAAAGTACATCGTGGAGTTCAGTGGTTTTTTAGAAGTAGTTGAAGAGGGCCTCTACAGACTTCACGTCGTCGCTAATGGAGGAGTTAAGCTGTGGATTGACGAGTCATTAACCATCAGCTCCTGGAACCCAAACAGGTTGCAAAAGCTCGCCAGTCTACCCCTACCTCTACGTAAGGGCTTCCACCGGTTGAGGCTACTGTACTGCAACGCGCAAAGACTCGGAGAAATACGGGTGAGCTGGGAGAAGCAAGAAGGCATGCTGGAAGAGATACCGCGCGAAGCGCTTTACTTCTCCCTCGGAGAGCACGTCTTTATAACAAATATACCGGATTACTACGTCACCGTGCTTACTCCCATAGAGTCACCGGTGCCTGTTGAGGTGAAAAAATGCATGGGTATAAACAACATGTGCACTATTGAGCTGAAGTACAACGAACAGCCGTTCAAATGCCTGGTCTCAATTTACGACGATAAGAACCAGCTAGTGTACAGAACGCAGCACCCTTTACTCATGTGGGGCGGGGACGTCTACGAGTTACGCTTTTCGCTGGGGTAA
- a CDS encoding asparagine synthetase A: MLEKIRIRAWIKPLNNNEILLWNDTGTARIRVTCNSDLLASLPCGSLVEITGKIGINGICIEFVKLIHRPIREDLACVEHVPEDPLEYTLRHHIYVRRPEVLKAVKTYFHVVNYMRTFLVKRGFVELPTVVLGHASDPGLRGASKVAVELYGRPFELQSSVIMYKQLYASVLDKVFYVAKNVRLEPPEMAFTGRHLVEFTQVDVECADSTSDELIRLGEVALYKTVKHVVNKHGELLGDREIERIELEVSAPPYPRLTYDEAIREALKMGINVRQGQELTFEAEAAIANKYGSPVWIVGFPSRSRGFYYIEDPERPGYNVDYNLLLPSGHGEVLDGGCREYAYERVVESIVKRHGESPEKYRWFLELLEAGLIRPTCGWGLGVERLVKYLQGLKHIAYATPHPRIPGIIGP; encoded by the coding sequence TTGCTCGAAAAAATCCGCATCAGGGCATGGATAAAACCTTTAAATAACAACGAAATCCTCCTCTGGAACGACACTGGCACGGCTAGGATACGTGTAACTTGTAACTCCGATTTACTAGCCTCTCTCCCTTGTGGTAGCCTAGTGGAGATTACAGGTAAGATCGGCATTAACGGGATTTGCATAGAGTTCGTCAAGCTTATTCACAGGCCCATCCGCGAGGACCTGGCATGCGTCGAGCACGTTCCGGAAGACCCCCTAGAATACACTCTAAGGCACCACATTTACGTAAGGCGACCCGAAGTCCTCAAAGCCGTGAAGACGTACTTCCACGTCGTAAACTACATGAGGACGTTCCTGGTCAAACGGGGATTTGTCGAGCTACCTACCGTGGTGTTGGGGCACGCTAGTGATCCCGGGTTACGGGGGGCCTCCAAGGTGGCGGTAGAGCTTTATGGCAGGCCGTTTGAACTACAGAGTAGCGTGATCATGTACAAACAGCTATACGCAAGCGTACTTGACAAGGTCTTCTACGTAGCGAAGAACGTGAGATTAGAGCCCCCTGAAATGGCGTTTACCGGCAGACACTTAGTAGAGTTCACCCAAGTAGACGTGGAGTGCGCCGATTCAACAAGTGACGAGCTCATAAGGCTCGGCGAGGTGGCCTTGTACAAGACTGTAAAGCACGTTGTGAACAAGCACGGTGAACTACTTGGTGATAGGGAAATTGAGAGAATAGAGCTTGAGGTCTCAGCACCGCCTTACCCCAGGCTAACATATGATGAAGCTATTAGAGAGGCGCTGAAAATGGGTATCAATGTAAGACAAGGACAGGAGTTGACCTTTGAAGCTGAAGCGGCCATCGCTAACAAGTACGGTTCACCGGTCTGGATCGTGGGGTTTCCGAGCAGGAGTAGGGGTTTCTATTACATCGAAGACCCGGAGAGGCCGGGATACAATGTCGATTACAACTTGTTACTGCCTAGTGGTCACGGGGAAGTGCTAGATGGCGGTTGTAGGGAGTACGCGTATGAACGCGTAGTAGAGAGCATAGTTAAAAGGCATGGAGAAAGCCCGGAAAAGTACAGGTGGTTCTTGGAGCTACTAGAAGCCGGGTTGATAAGACCAACCTGCGGCTGGGGTCTTGGAGTAGAAAGGCTGGTAAAGTACTTACAGGGCTTAAAGCACATCGCGTACGCTACACCACATCCAAGGATTCCCGGAATTATCGGTCCCTGA
- a CDS encoding cysteine desulfurase translates to MFDPEDVRKDFPILERSINGKKLIYFDNAASAQKPIHVIKAMEEFIKTHYANVHRGLHTLSQEASQAYEEAHEVVAKFINAYSWREVIFVNNTTEAINTVAYGWGLWNLKEGDEVVVTLMDHHSNMLPWRLIAQLKRAKVKYVDITQDGYLRYDQLEDLITERTRIVGFPVASNVLGTINDAKRIAKLAHEVGAIVVADGAQSVPHVPTNVRELGVDFLAFSGHKMLGPTGIGVLWGREDVLEEMKPFKVGGDTIKDVTLDSIVWHDLPWRFEAGTPNIVEGIGLAEAVKYLSHIGMENVREHEVELIKYTFKRFEELLGEIEYYGPRNPRDKTGVVSFNIKGLNHHTVAAALDMFGIAVRSGMHCAHPLHYRLGLKGSVRASYYLYNTLEEVDYFIDSLEKIIVLKEGLSKEVPSRVCTGT, encoded by the coding sequence ATGTTTGACCCCGAGGATGTCAGGAAAGACTTCCCGATACTGGAAAGGTCAATTAACGGCAAGAAACTGATTTACTTTGACAATGCCGCTTCAGCGCAAAAGCCAATACATGTCATCAAGGCCATGGAGGAGTTCATTAAGACCCACTATGCTAACGTTCATCGGGGATTGCATACGCTTAGCCAGGAGGCGAGTCAAGCGTATGAAGAAGCCCATGAAGTGGTTGCAAAGTTCATTAATGCATACTCTTGGCGCGAAGTAATATTCGTGAACAATACAACCGAGGCCATTAACACGGTTGCATACGGCTGGGGTCTTTGGAACCTGAAAGAAGGCGACGAGGTGGTTGTAACCTTAATGGACCATCACAGCAACATGTTACCATGGAGGCTCATAGCGCAGCTAAAACGGGCAAAGGTAAAATACGTTGATATTACGCAGGACGGCTACTTAAGATACGACCAGCTAGAGGACCTCATAACCGAGAGGACCAGGATCGTGGGATTCCCCGTGGCGAGCAACGTTCTCGGAACAATAAACGATGCAAAGAGGATTGCTAAGTTAGCGCACGAAGTGGGTGCAATAGTTGTAGCTGATGGTGCACAAAGCGTTCCCCACGTGCCTACGAATGTCCGCGAACTCGGAGTGGACTTTTTGGCTTTTAGTGGCCATAAAATGCTTGGCCCAACGGGCATAGGGGTACTTTGGGGGAGGGAGGACGTCCTCGAAGAAATGAAGCCGTTTAAAGTGGGTGGTGATACGATCAAGGACGTAACGCTAGACAGCATTGTCTGGCACGACCTACCCTGGAGGTTTGAAGCTGGAACTCCGAACATCGTAGAAGGCATAGGCCTTGCAGAAGCCGTCAAGTACTTATCACACATAGGGATGGAGAACGTCAGAGAGCACGAAGTAGAGCTGATAAAGTATACGTTTAAGAGGTTCGAAGAGCTGCTCGGTGAAATAGAATACTATGGCCCCAGGAATCCCCGCGATAAAACCGGAGTGGTATCATTTAATATCAAGGGTTTAAATCACCACACGGTTGCAGCAGCCCTAGACATGTTCGGTATAGCAGTTAGGTCGGGCATGCACTGCGCACATCCACTACACTACAGGCTGGGGTTAAAAGGCTCTGTGAGGGCGAGTTACTATCTCTACAACACACTAGAAGAAGTAGACTACTTTATCGACTCGCTAGAAAAGATAATTGTCCTCAAAGAAGGCCTTTCAAAGGAAGTACCTAGTAGGGTATGCACGGGTACGTAG